From one Thamnophis elegans isolate rThaEle1 chromosome 9, rThaEle1.pri, whole genome shotgun sequence genomic stretch:
- the FAM241A gene encoding uncharacterized protein FAM241A: MGSTEELLLPPECLLESEWERGSAPAPPLPPLRGRGAASRHKRRRQQQQQQPQPAQSSLPLAGDEDKPPQQVLQEERENNTESIIDDYKKMGTLFGELNKSLIRIGFTRMYFGERIVEPVIILFFWVMLWFLGLQALGLVAVLCLVIIYVQQ, encoded by the exons ATGGGCTCGACCGAGGAACTGCTGCTGCCGCCCGAGTGCCTCTTGGAAAGCGAGTGGGAACGGGGatcggcgccggcgccgccgttGCCGCCCTTGAGGGGCAGAGGGGCCGCATCCCGGCAcaagcggcggcggcagcagcagcagcagcaaccgcAACCAGCCCAGTCCTCGCTGCCTCTGGCGGGAGACGAGGACAAGCCGCCGCAGCAG GTCCtacaagaagaaagggaaaataatacTGAATCAATTATTGATGACTATAAAAAGATGGGGACTCTCTTTGGTGAACTCAACAAAAGCCTCATAAGAATAGGATTCACAAGGATGTATTTTGGAGAAAGGATTGTAGAACCTGTAATAATCCTGTTCTTCTGGGTTATGCTCTGGTTTCTTGGATTACAAGCTCTTGGATTGGTGGCTGTCCTGTGCCTTGTTATTATATATGTTCAGCAATAA